One segment of Opitutus sp. ER46 DNA contains the following:
- a CDS encoding tetratricopeptide repeat protein, protein MSASPRFRPTAPAYVALGAVLALILPVLIYGPWVPLIDLVAFVGMNSYPPQLSYGPVHTYSFQFTYVGHYALSRLLTDLHVAAPYQIATLYLLQAGACFLIVYRSLERLVENRWWRSVGIALGTLAFWDGVFIWGGPLAFSLGASCVGLATFLVLREAAEPERRSSLPIALLIGFGLICHPFALPFALILCGLRFLFVQRHRRQTLAFAGAVLLFGFVIVRDSPASEASATASLKILFTVDPAQMWLRVTNLFTMDALLVRTLFGATPWTSTVFFWVMGSLHLIGFAIAPVLAWRCRSSLWLRMLAVLNTVVGLCYLLSVDSPAAPIPEWPQRILTFHAPFTFLTAFAGLIHLLGRWRPAITAPDRRLPRGAWLVPAVLLLAVMAVQIPVLRFGPILAANVDRARTEFLQTNISSAYVVATGIDQVRPFYLRCVPFMLFSDPEIVGRHVLLATEWHFQDRHPSRITELAFNLGRDRYRADFSASDGSIHVQVFQHPPHRFPIIENTNLERWGNAHTLAKGQFNQGVTLLNSGFAAAALEHFNTAVYLAPTFGNAWNNGGAILSQLGRKAEAEAYFRAAVQAAPDEIDFRLNLATTLLENGRPAEATAELNEVLRRDPTSARARELLSRSSR, encoded by the coding sequence GTGTCCGCTTCGCCCCGTTTCCGGCCCACCGCCCCCGCCTACGTCGCCCTCGGCGCCGTCCTCGCGCTCATCCTCCCCGTGCTCATCTACGGGCCCTGGGTACCACTCATCGATCTCGTCGCTTTCGTCGGGATGAACTCCTACCCGCCGCAGCTCTCGTACGGCCCGGTTCACACCTACAGTTTCCAGTTCACTTACGTCGGACACTATGCGCTATCGCGCCTCCTCACCGACCTCCATGTCGCCGCTCCGTACCAGATCGCAACGCTCTACCTGCTCCAGGCGGGCGCCTGCTTCCTGATCGTTTACCGCTCACTCGAACGGCTCGTGGAGAACCGCTGGTGGCGCAGCGTCGGCATCGCGCTTGGCACCCTCGCGTTCTGGGACGGCGTTTTCATCTGGGGCGGCCCGCTCGCGTTCTCGCTCGGAGCGTCCTGTGTCGGGCTCGCCACGTTCCTCGTCCTGCGCGAAGCCGCCGAGCCCGAACGGCGCTCCAGCCTCCCCATCGCGCTGCTCATCGGCTTCGGCCTCATCTGCCACCCCTTCGCCCTGCCGTTCGCGCTCATCCTGTGCGGTCTCCGCTTTCTGTTCGTGCAGCGTCACCGTCGGCAAACGCTCGCCTTTGCCGGCGCCGTCCTGCTCTTCGGCTTCGTCATCGTCCGCGACAGCCCCGCCTCCGAAGCCTCCGCCACTGCCAGCCTGAAGATCCTCTTCACCGTCGACCCGGCTCAGATGTGGCTGCGTGTGACGAACCTGTTCACGATGGACGCCCTGCTCGTCCGGACGCTCTTTGGCGCCACGCCCTGGACCAGCACCGTCTTCTTCTGGGTCATGGGCAGCCTGCACCTGATCGGCTTCGCCATCGCCCCCGTCCTGGCTTGGCGCTGCCGCAGCTCGCTTTGGCTCCGCATGCTCGCGGTACTCAACACCGTCGTGGGCCTCTGCTATCTTCTTTCCGTCGACTCCCCGGCGGCTCCGATTCCGGAGTGGCCGCAACGGATTCTCACGTTCCACGCTCCGTTCACGTTCCTCACTGCGTTTGCCGGGCTCATACACCTGCTCGGCCGCTGGCGGCCCGCGATCACCGCTCCCGACCGCCGGCTTCCCCGCGGCGCCTGGCTGGTCCCCGCGGTTCTGCTCTTGGCCGTAATGGCTGTCCAAATACCTGTGCTCCGCTTTGGCCCGATCCTGGCCGCCAACGTCGACCGCGCCCGGACCGAGTTCCTCCAAACCAATATCTCCAGCGCCTATGTCGTCGCCACCGGCATCGACCAAGTTCGCCCCTTCTACCTCCGCTGTGTCCCGTTCATGCTGTTCTCCGATCCCGAGATCGTCGGCCGCCACGTGCTCCTCGCGACCGAGTGGCACTTTCAGGACCGCCACCCGAGCCGCATCACTGAACTGGCCTTTAATCTGGGCCGGGATCGCTACCGCGCCGATTTTTCGGCCTCCGATGGATCGATCCACGTCCAGGTCTTCCAGCACCCGCCCCACCGGTTCCCGATCATCGAGAACACGAACCTGGAGCGTTGGGGCAACGCCCATACCCTCGCGAAGGGTCAGTTCAACCAGGGCGTCACCCTCCTCAATAGCGGCTTCGCCGCCGCCGCGCTGGAACACTTCAACACCGCCGTCTATCTCGCCCCGACCTTCGGCAACGCTTGGAACAATGGCGGGGCCATACTCTCCCAACTCGGCCGCAAAGCCGAAGCCGAGGCCTACTTCCGTGCGGCCGTCCAGGCCGCGCCCGACGAGATCGATTTTCGCCTCAACCTCGCCACCACCCTGCTTGAGAACGGCCGCCCGGCCGAGGCGACCGCCGAGCTCAACGAGGTGCTCCGCCGCGACCCGACTTCCGCCCGCGCTCGCGAGCTCCTCTCCCGCAGTTCTCGCTGA